CGTGCTGTTCCGTCGACATGTCGAACCGCAGGTATTTTGTCAGCCTTATCTGGCTTAACATTATAAATAAAGAGCATATAGGGTGAATATTCAGCGTTTTCAAACCACTCATGTGCATCTTCCTCAAGTACTACCGGTGCAACAGGCCTGAAGTCCTCACGGTCCTTCACCTCGTTTAATCTGGCCTGCATGGACGGACTGATGGGAGAGGCCAGTATGGAGCGGCTTCCGAGAGCGCGCGGCCCAAACTCCATTCTCCCTTGATACCAGCCAATAATCTTGTCCTGAGCCAGTATTTCGGCCGTCTCCCGGGCAACGTCCTCCAGTTTTCTGTAAGGCACCTTCGCCCATTTCATAAATTTCTCGATCTCCGCGTCCGAATACTCAGGCCCCCAGTAAGCATGTGTCATCTCAAAATCTTTTTGATGGCTTTGCCTTTGCTGTGCATCTATCCATATAGCTGCTCCCAGAGCTGTACCTGAATCACCCGATGCCGGTTGTACCCATACTTTTTTGAACGGCCCTTTGTCGCGAATCCGGGCATTCAACACGCAGTTAAGTGCTACTCCACCGGCCATGCACAAGTTGTCCTGCCGGGTTTCTCTATGGAGCCAGTCGGCAATATCGAGCACTTTTTCCTCAAGCGCCAGTTGAAGAGAGCGTGCAATGTTAAAATGATGTGAGGTAAACTCTTCGTGCCGTAGCCTGGAGGGGCCAAAGCGCTCCTCAAAGTTCTTGTTGGTGATAGTATACTGACCGCCGGAGCTAACTTGTATCATCTCCCTGAAGTCGTTTATAAACTCTGGCTTCCCGTAAGAGGCGAGGGCCATTACCTTATATTCATCTGAGGAATGCAGAAAGCCAAGGTATGATGTGATTTCCTCATAGAGCAAGCCCAGTGAATGCGGCATATTCACTTGTCCAATTCGATCAAGGGAGGTTCCGCTTCCTACATTATAAGTAGTAGTGGCCAGCTCGCCGCGTCCATCAAATGTCATCACCGCGGCTTCTGTAAACGGCGAAGGGTGGAAAGCACTAGCCCCATGGCTTAGATGATGCTCGACATAATGAAACTGAAAACTATCTAAACGCGTGCCTTTAAATCGCTTCTGAAGGTGATGAGGATAGCCGTCCTTAAGCTGGCGCGGCGCGTTAATAATGTAAGAAAGAAAGAGGGAATCCCATGGATTTAGCCATTCCGTATTTGCCGATCCTGGCGACTGGAATAATGGCACTTCAATCACGGGTTTATTCCGATATTTCTCTCCAAGCAAAAGGTAAGGATCGAATGAGTAAGCTACATGGTCAACATCATTCAGATGGATCCCAGCTACCTGTAAACAATAGTCTATTGCGTGAAAAGGGAGCTCCCATGTGCTGAACGGAACAGGGCGTTTGCCATGTTTAATATGAGTAAAACGTTCGTCTTCTGCTGCAGCAATTAATATCCCGTCTTTGAGGATACAGGCTGCGGAATCATGAAAAACAGCATTGATACCTAAGGTGTACATAAAAGTAGATTTGCAGCTAATAAATATCATACAGGCATAAAATGTTTTTAAAGGTTTTACAACACTCAAAACACTTTACAAATCAGGCTGTTCCATATTTAAAACATCTACCGATGACAGCAAGAATAATTTTCGCCATAACCGCGGCCAGCACATATCTCCTGATTTTTCTATTCTTTATATTCATGAATAAACCATCGATTGCATCATGGATGTTTTTATTCTCGCCAATTGTAATTCTTTGGATGGCTTATATGATCATAAAGTTCGGTAAATACAGTGGCGTTGAGCTCAAACCCGGTGAGGAGTGGGGCTATGAAGATAAAAGGAAAGAAGACTTGGGTATGTTCTGATACGCACTACTACGTACGGAGCTGAGATTGCAGCGGGGATGCTGTATGGTCAGGAGGCAGTATAGAACTCTTCCTTTTCGGTGGTGTGTACCCGAATTATACCCGACAGAACTAAATTAACAAGGATACGGCGTGTGCGCCGGCGCGAAAGATTGAGCATCTTACTATATTCACTCGCGGTAATTCTTTCATTGCTTTCGAGATATTCCAGCAGAGCCTTTTCTTTACCCGAGTACTCTATCAATACACCGTCTTCCCGGGAACTGGCCTTGAGAACATCCACCACAATTTTACTAGCTAAGAGACTTTTATCTTTTACCCTGATGTAAACCCACCATTTATTATCCTCGCCAAGCGCATAGTGAGGTTTCGTATCACTTTCCTTTATTTCGGCTACCAGAACTATTTTATCTTCGATGTATACTTCTTCAAAATACGGCTCAAGCGCTGGCCGGCAATAAAAATGAGCAGCTTTTGTAAGCATGTATTTTTCTTCGTCTTCTGACCTCACGCCTTTGATATCGCCGTTATCTGATACACCAACCAGCAGTCTTCCGCCTTTGTTATTGGCGAATGCAACCATTGTCTTGGCTATCTTTGAGCACGACGTAATGGTTTTCTTGAAATCAAGAGATACTTCTTCACCTTCAAAAATCAGTTGCCGTATATGGTAAGGCTTTAATCGATTCATGGACTGAATAATAATAAAATTTAACGGCTTTCTGTTTTGATACTATACAGTTTGCGTATATATACCGTGCTTTCTACTGTCGCGCAGAGTTCCCCGGCCTTATTCTTAATTTCAATCGTATAACTTTTAACAAACTTTCCGTCGCTATCTAAACTACTGCAAGCTTCACTGATCTCTGCATCATCTAATCTGGCACTGAAGTAAAGAGAAGACATTCCAGGTTTTACATAGTCAATTTCCGCGGACTTTTGCCAAACCTGAACCTTGTAACCTCGTTTCTGTAAAATTTGGTGAAACAACACCGCATAAAAAGGATCGGCAGCGGCATAAATCGTGCCTCCGAATATAGAACGGTTGTAATTGAGGTTTAATATACTCCTTGCAATTTTAACGTCGACACCCCTGAAATCTCGCTGAAAACGTTCAACCCAAATGCGCTGGAATAAAAGAGGTGGGTAAAAACGCATGGCCCACTTAAGCGTTCTTTCTGAAACAAGCATATTAACTGCTAAAGTAATTTATCGGTATTCGGGCACTATCCCGAAGTTGCAAAATATTAAACTCTTTACAATCAAAATTGTTAAACCATTTAATTATTAAGTAATTACAAATATTATTAAAGGTGCCTCTGCTACGCAGCGGTACTAACGTAGCTCCAATAATAACGATTTATTAAATAATAACAATTTATCAATTTAAATTAAACTACCATGAAAACAAATGCCCTAAAAATTGCAATCGTTTCAGCTTTT
The window above is part of the Arcticibacter tournemirensis genome. Proteins encoded here:
- a CDS encoding RNA-binding domain-containing protein; amino-acid sequence: MNRLKPYHIRQLIFEGEEVSLDFKKTITSCSKIAKTMVAFANNKGGRLLVGVSDNGDIKGVRSEDEEKYMLTKAAHFYCRPALEPYFEEVYIEDKIVLVAEIKESDTKPHYALGEDNKWWVYIRVKDKSLLASKIVVDVLKASSREDGVLIEYSGKEKALLEYLESNERITASEYSKMLNLSRRRTRRILVNLVLSGIIRVHTTEKEEFYTAS
- a CDS encoding carbamoyltransferase; this encodes MIFISCKSTFMYTLGINAVFHDSAACILKDGILIAAAEDERFTHIKHGKRPVPFSTWELPFHAIDYCLQVAGIHLNDVDHVAYSFDPYLLLGEKYRNKPVIEVPLFQSPGSANTEWLNPWDSLFLSYIINAPRQLKDGYPHHLQKRFKGTRLDSFQFHYVEHHLSHGASAFHPSPFTEAAVMTFDGRGELATTTYNVGSGTSLDRIGQVNMPHSLGLLYEEITSYLGFLHSSDEYKVMALASYGKPEFINDFREMIQVSSGGQYTITNKNFEERFGPSRLRHEEFTSHHFNIARSLQLALEEKVLDIADWLHRETRQDNLCMAGGVALNCVLNARIRDKGPFKKVWVQPASGDSGTALGAAIWIDAQQRQSHQKDFEMTHAYWGPEYSDAEIEKFMKWAKVPYRKLEDVARETAEILAQDKIIGWYQGRMEFGPRALGSRSILASPISPSMQARLNEVKDREDFRPVAPVVLEEDAHEWFENAEYSPYMLFIYNVKPDKADKIPAVRHVDGTARIQTINRDQHPSYYKLLEEFKKITGVPVLVNTSFNTLGKPIVCSPRDAIECFWTSPFDALIIGSFLIEKDCR
- a CDS encoding DUF4442 domain-containing protein produces the protein MLVSERTLKWAMRFYPPLLFQRIWVERFQRDFRGVDVKIARSILNLNYNRSIFGGTIYAAADPFYAVLFHQILQKRGYKVQVWQKSAEIDYVKPGMSSLYFSARLDDAEISEACSSLDSDGKFVKSYTIEIKNKAGELCATVESTVYIRKLYSIKTESR